From the Sus scrofa isolate TJ Tabasco breed Duroc unplaced genomic scaffold, Sscrofa11.1 Contig534, whole genome shotgun sequence genome, one window contains:
- the LOC100154724 gene encoding olfactory receptor 4F21-like has protein sequence MDGTNHSMVSEFLFLGLTNSWERQLLFLFSSIFCVAGMMGNAFILLTVTSDPHLHSPMYFLLANLSFIDLGVSSVISPKMIYDLFRKRKVISFSGCITHIFFIHVIAGVEMVLLIAMAFDRYVAICKPLHYMTIMSRKMCILLLVAAWIIGLTHSVVQLTFVIKLPFCGPDILDSFYCDLPWFIKLACIDSYRLEFMVTVNNGFISLGSFFILIISYVFILIVVWKHSSGVSFKALSTLSTHVMVVILFFGPCIFVYIWPHPTSHLDKFLAIFDAVLTPF, from the coding sequence ATGGATGGAACAAATCATTCTATGGTTTCAGAGTTTCTGTTCCTGGGCCTCACCAACTCCTGGGAGAGAcaacttctttttctgttctcctCCATTTTTTGTGTGGCAGGTATGATGGGAAATGCCTTTATTTTACTTACTGTGACTTCTGACCCTCACTTACACTCCCCCATGTACTTTCTGTTGGCCAATCTCTCCTTTATTGATCTGGGAGTTTCTTCTGTCATTTCTCCCAAGATGATATATGATCTTTTCAGAAAGCGTAAAGTAATTTCCTTCAGTGGCTGCATCACtcatatcttcttcatccatgttattgctgGTGTGGAGATGGTGCTTCTCATAGCCATGGCCTTTGACAGATATGTTGCCATATGCAAGCCTCTTCACTATATGACTATTATGagcagaaaaatgtgtattttgcttcTGGTTGCTGCATGGATAATTGGCTTGACTCATTCTGTGGTTCAACTGACTTTTGTTATAAAACTGCCATTCTGTGGCCCAGATATACTAGACAGCTTTTACTGTGACCTTCCTTGGTTCATCAAACTTGCCTGCATAGATTCCTACAGGCTAGAGTTCATGGTCACAGTCAACAATGGATTTATATCCCTGGGATCATTCTTCATACTGATTATCTCCTATGTTTTTATCTTGATCGTTGTTTGGAAACACTCTTCAGGTGTTTCATTCAAGGCCCTCTCCACTTTGTCAACTCATGTCATGgtagtgattttgttttttggtccttgtatttttgtttatatctGGCCTCATCCCACATCCCACCTAGACAAATTCCTTGCTATTTTTGATGCAGTTctcactcctttttaa